Proteins encoded together in one Amblyomma americanum isolate KBUSLIRL-KWMA chromosome 1, ASM5285725v1, whole genome shotgun sequence window:
- the LOC144109669 gene encoding mitochondrial sodium/calcium exchanger protein-like isoform X2 codes for MASCARVHDLNGTALQCAFVRATADCGANDAWLAYTAFAYCGPLAPYLPLAAEALWLALLFLVLGTTADDFLCPALVVVSRTMRLSESVAGVTLLAFGNGAPDIISSLAGVEQSRPALVVGELLGAGTFVTAVVAGTVFLLCRFSLEPAPFLRDAVFYLGASFWTFWLFYAGAVTLGHAVGFLALYGSYIAVVLAGHILRAREEQQRRLSVASSGRRSSTGSMHRHHEHAIAAFMQASHEAERRVSTERVPLLPPPADPWAEFLAQLVPWDPAEWAERSVAGKVYDVVAFPLRFALVLTVPVVDYADARDNWCRPLNTLHCITAPVFAVAVLGFEVGNAWALAALAGAAVALLVWFSSSFESAPRYHFAFGYAGFALSVLWIYGVARELLGLLRTLGLVAAVSDAVLGLTVLAWGNSLGDLVTNVAVARQGYPSMAMAACFGGPLLNLLMGVGLPYTVRLAPLGFGARLPLTLTPLVCTLYSALVASLLLSLYATLFSRYQASRIHGAALLALYALFLAVALTVEVKFS; via the coding sequence ATGGCCTCCTGTGCGCGAGTGCACGACTTGAACGGCACGGCGCTGCAGTGCGCCTTCGTGCGGGCCACCGCCGACTGCGGCGCCAACGACGCGTGGCTCGCGTACACGGCGTTCGCCTACTGCGGCCCGCTGGCGCCCTACCTGCCGCTGGCCGCCGAGGCGCTCTGGCTGGCGCTGCTCTTCCTCGTGCTGGGCACCACGGCCGACGACTTCCTCTGCCCCGCGCTCGTGGTGGTCTCGCGCACGATGCGCCTCTCCGAGAGCGTGGCCGGCGTCACGCTGCTCGCCTTCGGCAACGGCGCGCCGGACATCATCTCCTCGCTGGCCGGCGTCGAGCAGTCGCGGCCCGCGCTCGTGGTCGGCGAGCTGCTGGGCGCCGGCACGTTCGTCACCGCCGTTGTGGCCGGCACCGTGTTCCTGCTCTGCCGCTTCTCGCTCGAGCCGGCCCCGTTCCTGCGCGACGCGGTCTTCTACTTGGGCGCCTCGTTCTGGACCTTCTGGCTCTTCTACGCGGGCGCGGTGACGCTCGGCCACGCCGTCGGCTTCCTGGCCCTCTACGGCTCGTACATCGCGGTCGTGCTGGCCGGCCACATCCTGCGGGCCAGGGAGGAGCAGCAGCGGCGCCTCTCGGTGGCCAGCAGCGGCCGGCGTAGCTCGACGGGCAGCATGCACCGGCACCACGAGCACGCCATCGCGGCCTTCATGCAGGCGTCCCACGAAGCGGAGCGCCGCGTGTCGACCGAGCGGGTGCCGCTGCTGCCCCCCCCGGCGGACCCGTGGGCCGAGTTCCTTGCGCAGCTCGTGCCCTGGGATCCCGCCGAGTGGGCCGAGCGCAGCGTGGCTGGCAAGGTGTACGACGTGGTCGCGTTCCCGCTGCGCTTCGCGCTCGTGCTCACGGTGCCCGTGGTGGACTACGCGGACGCCCGGGACAATTGGTGCCGGCCGCTCAACACGCTGCACTGCATCACCGCGCCCGTGTTCGCGGTGGCCGTACTGGGCTTCGAGGTGGGGAATGCTTGGGCGCTCGCCGCGCTCGCCGGCGCCGCCGTCGCGCTGCTCGTCTGGTTCAGCTCCAGTTTCGAGAGCGCGCCGCGCTACCATTTCGCCTTCGGCTACGCGGGCTTCGCGCTCTCCGTGCTCTGGATCTACGGCGTGGCCCGCGAGCTGCTAGGCCTGCTGCGCACCTTGGGCCTGGTGGCAGCTGTGAGCGACGCCGTGCTCGGCCTCACGGTGCTGGCCTGGGGCAACAGCCTCGGCGACCTGGTCACCAATGTGGCCGTGGCGCGTCAGGGCTATCCGAGCATGGCCATGGCGGCGTGCTTCGGGGGGCCGCTCCTCAACCTGCTCATGGGCGTCGGGCTCCCATACACAGTCCGCCTGGCGCCGTTGGGcttcggcgctcggctgccgctGACCCTCACGCCGCTCGTGTGCACGCTTTACTCGGCGCTTGTGGCGTCGCTGCTTTTGTCCCTTTATGCCACACTGTTCTCCCGCTACCAGGCCAGCCGTATCCACGGCGCGGCCTTGCTGGCTTTGTACGCGCTCTTCTTGGCCGTGGCCTTAACTGTGGAGGTCAAGTTCTCCTAG